In Elaeis guineensis isolate ETL-2024a chromosome 1, EG11, whole genome shotgun sequence, a genomic segment contains:
- the LOC105038268 gene encoding uncharacterized protein — protein sequence MRFRLREKGRVGPIRRRLPPSPSMTSWTVVPSYPPTIYFAPSPVLLSLAPGISLFSLPHGGAPRDRTPVTAAAAEPMESFRHQQTPGSDRFLGLVGPPRPANGTVLSAGEDELHEDEIFWTGADNPSSEPNRYPMKPSPAIGKPNPSPATIARAGFRRLPDRNFGILAALLEDDKKPPTAKASPPFQYRNAAARSPTSSPSSSTSPSSVSTCARMIPVVPKMKPESALSMPGGKIYHQSAPLRVPVAPAKMRRGWGEFEMDDRDLDGDEEMLPPHEIVARRSGNGSPMTTFSVLEGVGRTLKGRDLRQVRNAVWRKTGFLDL from the coding sequence ATGCGGTTCCGCTTGAGGGAAAAAGGAAGGGTGGGCCCCATACGTCGCCGACTGCCGCCCTCCCCCTCCATGACAAGCTGGACCGTCGTCCCTTCCTACCCTCCCACTATTTATTTTGCCCCCTCCCCCGTTCTTCTTTCGCTTGCCCCAGgtatctctctcttctctcttcctcatgGTGGAGCGCCACGAGATCGCACGCCGGtgaccgccgccgccgccgagcCCATGGAGAGCTTTCGCCACCAGCAGACCCCCGGCTCGGACCGCTTCCTCGGCCTCGTCGGCCCGCCCCGGCCCGCCAACGGCACCGTCCTCTCCGCCGGCGAGGACGAGCTTCACGAGGACGAGATCTTCTGGACCGGGGCCGACAACCCCTCCTCCGAGCCCAACCGCTACCCCATGAAACCCTCCCCCGCTATCGGCAAACCGAACCCTAGCCCCGCCACCATCGCCCGCGCCGGGTTTCGGCGCCTCCCGGACCGGAACTTCGGAATCCTTGCCGCCCTCCTGGAGGACGACAAGAAACCGCCGACGGCGAAGGCCAGCCCCCCGTTCCAATATCGGAATGCCGCCGCCCGCTCCCCCACCTCCTCACCATCGTCCTCCACCTCCCCTTCCTCCGTCTCCACCTGCGCTCGGATGATCCCAGTGGTCCCCAAGATGAAGCCAGAGTCCGCACTGTCGATGCCGGGCGGGAAGATCTACCATCAGTCGGCTCCGCTGAGAGTGCCGGTGGCGCCGGCGAAGATGAGGAGAGGatggggggagttcgagatggaCGACCGAGATTTGGACGGGGATGAGGAGATGCTTCCGCCCCACGAGATCGTGGCGAGGCGGTCCGGGAACGGATCGCCGATGACCACCTTCTCGGTGCTGGAGGGAGTCGGAAGAACGCTCAAGGGGAGGGACCTCCGCCAGGTTCGCAACGCCGTCTGGCGAAAGACGGGCTTTCTTGATCTATAG